Proteins encoded in a region of the Syngnathus typhle isolate RoL2023-S1 ecotype Sweden linkage group LG20, RoL_Styp_1.0, whole genome shotgun sequence genome:
- the fndc5b gene encoding fibronectin type III domain-containing protein 5 isoform X2: MESSSQNSPLSAPLNVTIKEIEVNSAVVTWETPEGDPVIGFAITQQKKDVRMLRFIQEVNTTTRSCALWGLDEDTEYIVHVQSISMGGSSPPSEPVLFRTPKESEKLASKTPDELTLEEMGEAAQLRAGEVIIIAVVLVMWAGVIALFCRQYDIIKDNEPNNNKDKAKNSSECSTPEHPQGGLLRSNV; the protein is encoded by the exons ATGGAATCATCAAGCCAAA ACAGCCCACTGTCGGCTCCTCTCAATGTGACCATTAAGGAGATCGAGGTCAACTCGGCCGTGGTCACGTGGGAGACTCCGGAGGGAGACCCAGTGATTGGATTCGCCATCACTCAACAG AAAAAGGACGTGCGAATGCTACGCTTCATCCAGGAGGTGAACACCACCACTCGCTCGTGTGCCTTGTGGGGATTGGACGAGGACACAGAGTACATTGTTCACGTGCAGAGCATAAGCATGGGAGGCAGCAGTCCCCCAAGTGAGCCCGTTCTCTTCCGAACCCCCAAAGAATCCGAGAAGCTGGCGTCCAAGACTCCGG ATGAGCTCACACTGGAAGAAATGGGCGAGGCCGCTCAACTCCGAGCTGGCGAGGTCATCATCATCGCAGTGGTTCTTGTCATGTGGGCAG GCGTGATCGCCCTGTTCTGTCGTCAATATGACATCATCAAAGACAACGAGCCCAATAACAATAAAGACAAGGCCAAGAACTCGTCGGAGTGCAGCACTCCCGAACATCCGCAGGGAGGGCTCCTGCGTAGTAATGTTTAA
- the fndc5b gene encoding fibronectin type III domain-containing protein 5 isoform X1 yields MGHAAWKDTLEEEDEEEAGGMFGSLWRSAILLGFLCMSPVRADSPLSAPLNVTIKEIEVNSAVVTWETPEGDPVIGFAITQQKKDVRMLRFIQEVNTTTRSCALWGLDEDTEYIVHVQSISMGGSSPPSEPVLFRTPKESEKLASKTPDELTLEEMGEAAQLRAGEVIIIAVVLVMWAGVIALFCRQYDIIKDNEPNNNKDKAKNSSECSTPEHPQGGLLRSNV; encoded by the exons ATGGGCCACGCAGCGTGGAAAGACACGCTAGAAGAGGAGgacgaagaagaagcgggaggGATGTTTGGGTCTTTGTGGCGCTCTGCCATCCTTCTCGGCTTCCTGTGCATGTCCCCCGTTCGAGCTG ACAGCCCACTGTCGGCTCCTCTCAATGTGACCATTAAGGAGATCGAGGTCAACTCGGCCGTGGTCACGTGGGAGACTCCGGAGGGAGACCCAGTGATTGGATTCGCCATCACTCAACAG AAAAAGGACGTGCGAATGCTACGCTTCATCCAGGAGGTGAACACCACCACTCGCTCGTGTGCCTTGTGGGGATTGGACGAGGACACAGAGTACATTGTTCACGTGCAGAGCATAAGCATGGGAGGCAGCAGTCCCCCAAGTGAGCCCGTTCTCTTCCGAACCCCCAAAGAATCCGAGAAGCTGGCGTCCAAGACTCCGG ATGAGCTCACACTGGAAGAAATGGGCGAGGCCGCTCAACTCCGAGCTGGCGAGGTCATCATCATCGCAGTGGTTCTTGTCATGTGGGCAG GCGTGATCGCCCTGTTCTGTCGTCAATATGACATCATCAAAGACAACGAGCCCAATAACAATAAAGACAAGGCCAAGAACTCGTCGGAGTGCAGCACTCCCGAACATCCGCAGGGAGGGCTCCTGCGTAGTAATGTTTAA